The Virgibacillus siamensis sequence TTCAGCTTTTTATCGGTCTTGCTGTTGCTGTCTGGCTGTTTTGTTCCATCTGCTTTCCCTTTCACCTTTTTAAGCAGGTTTGCGTAAATTTCCGCCTGCCCTTTCTTTTGGCGTTCTTTTTCGTAATCATTACCAGCAAGCTCTTTAAGTTTATCTTGTTTCTGCTGGATACTCTGTTCAAGCTTCTCCATCATACCGGAAACTTCGTCAATCAGCGATATAAACGTGCCTGCAAACTGATCAAACGATTTATATCCTTGTTCCAGTTCTTTAATCAAATCGGTCAATTTTTGCGGTGGTTCCGCATCATCCGGGAACTCCTTTTCAAGCAGGTCACGGATATCATCCGTCAATTTGTTCAGTTCCTCTGCTGATGCCCCTTTTTCCAGATTTTCAGAAGACTTTTCTGCTTTCCGCAAAATTTCCCCGGCAGTCTTAAGTTTCTGTTTATCCATTTCAATGTCTTTATTCAATTTCGAAAGTTTATCTTTTTCCTGATTTTTATCTTTGAGTAATTTTTTTATTTCCTCTTTGGAAAGTGGATTATACTCAGGAACACCCCCACATTGACCTTTATAACATGCTTTTATCGTAGCATTCGGAAGTGAGATATTGGCTGCTGTCTGTTTGGTCACTTTCATAACCACGTTTTTTAAACAGAGCCATCCTACCTTACCAGGTACACATACTCCGCCAATGCCCGGAAGTGAATTATTGACCGTCTCGGCGTACAGATTATTAACTTTCACCGGTCCGGGTGATGTTATCTTGATCATCATGGGTGTTCCTGAACCGGTATCCAGTTCTTTTATGATTGTTAGACCATGGATAATCCCTTCCTTAATCCGGACTTCTCCCTGAAGTGTTCCGAGAAGATCCATTTGGCCATCCACTTTTTCACTCTGGATCAGAAACCCCTTATTTGAATCATTATCGTTTGCATTGTTTTTCGCTGCATGGACCGTTGTTAATTGAATCGGTGTCGCCGCGAGCCCTAACATAAGTACAAGAATCAGGCCAAGAAAAATACCCTTTTTCAGAAACTGCTGGTCTTTCATACCTGTGCCACTTCCGGTTCAGGCTTTTTTGACGTTTCACGATTCATTTCATCAGAAGTCTTTTTGGGCAATGTGACTTCCTCTTTTTGCCAAGCAATGGATAATGCACCACCGATAATGCCAATTATGGTGCCAATAATAAAGCCGCCCAGCGCACCCATGACTGAAAGCACTGCCAGGAATATACCTACAATGCCAAATACGGTGGAAAACTGCGGATAAATATAATCTAAAATTCCCATGATAATCATTAATCCGCCAAACATAAAGCCAACAAATACAAAGCTCCCCTGTACAAAAGCGATTGCAAAAAGCTGCAGGGGTATATACAAAATCAGCAATCCTGCCAATATCATGAGGGTGGCACCCCAGAATGGCCTTCTGTGCCGCCATTGTTTAAATCTTCCACCATCGGCTATTTTACGGTATTTATCCTGCAATTTTTCTTCTTTTTTCATGGCCTTCTGTTCTTTACGATTCATAACGATCCCCTTCCTTTATGAGGATTTACAGATTAGTCTTTTTTGGTTCATCAATTTTTTCAACGTAAATCTTTGTATCTGCCAGACTTACAGCACTTTGGAACAAATAATCAGTTACAAGTGTTGCATCCTTAATCGTGATTGTCTTCGCATCCTGTGTCCAGTTTTTTGTGAAATCATCTGTGTTTTGCTCTTTGATGGCAAGACTGTCAAAACTTAAATCAGCATCAATCAGTCTGGCATCCTGGATCAATCCGCTGATTTTTGTCGGACCGTTTGCCTCAATATGAATACGAATCCATTGGTCGTTTGGCAGTTTTATATCTTTGAAAATGTGTAAATTTTTAATGGTAAGTTTATCAATTTTATTTCGGATCATCGGCTCGGCATCTGAATTCCCCGTTTCACCAATATGCGGCAGCAACTTAAATCCTGTTCCTTCCAGTTTGTCAAATTTTACATAAAAATCACCTATGCCGCCAAGTGGCACGGCCAATGCAGTTCCTGTAAAACCAAAAACTGACATAAGTCCTCCAAGCGCCAGAAAACCCGCTGCAAATGCAATGAAAAATTTCTTTTTCCACGTTCTCCCTACCGAAAACTTCTTTTCATTCCCCAAAATCTTCACTCCTTTAAATTTTTAATCAAACCCCTTTATGACATCGCTTACAATAAAATGAATAACTATTCACTTTTCTTGCATTCTATTATATAACAGATTTATATGTTATTTAACAGGACTGTCGCATGAAATTCATTTTATTGAATGACTATATACCTATTCGAAACTATTTCTTTTTACTCAGCGAGGACTTAAGAAACACTGTCAAAATTCAGTTTCCCAATTACACAATCTTAAAACATTACATTTTTATTACAACAGGGGAAATTTAAGTAGATTAACAGTATATTTTCATTGAGATCTTCAGGTCCCCCTTTAGCAACATTATAAAATTGATATACTATTAATTAAGTATAATGCTGTGGCAACCTTATTCCAATTCCTAGAATAGTAGGAATATTTAACAAAGGGCTCAGGATGCCCGACAATTGTATGTTTGAAAACTGCAAACGCACTGGCCTAATGGATTTCTCAGCCCCAACCGTTCTTACTGTCAACTTTTTGCCGGTGCCTTATCTTCTTTTGGATTATCTTCCGCATATGTTTCCTCGATTAGATGATTGTATTTTTCCTCAATTATTTTGACCCGCATTGACAACTTGGGGGTTAATTCACCACTGTCCACTGACCATTCATCACCCGTAATGATTATTTTTTTAGGCCGTTCAAAATTAGCGAAAGTTTCTGTTCGCTTATTCACTTCGTCAGAAATTAACCTTCGGACAGATTTATGGCAGCAAATTTCTTCATGCGATTCTTTAAAGACATCATTTTCTTTGGACCATGGCACTAAATTTTCAAAATCCGGATTCACAACACAGATAATATATTTTCGGTTGTCGCCAATTATGAGAGAGTGTTCAATGTAGCTGCTTTCATTAATCACATTTTCAATCGGCTGGGGAGCAACGTTTTTGCCTGTTGAGAGTACCAGTACACGTTTCTTTCGGTCGATAACTTTAAGATAATTATCTTCGTCGATTTCACCTAAATCCCCCGTTAAAAACCAATCCCCGTCAAAGTCCTTTTCGGTCGCTTCCGGATTCTTGTAATATCCCTTCATTACACTTGGTCCCCTGACCATAATTTCTCCATCTTCAGCAATTTTGACATCCAGATTTGCAAGCACTTTCCCCACTGTCCCTGCTTTCGCCCGGAGCATTGGATTAGTTGAAATAACAGGTGATGTCTCTGTTAATCCATACCCCTCCAAAACAGGTAAGTCCAGTGCCCAAAAGAATCGCGCCAGTTCGGGGTTCAATGTACCGCCTCCTGACACCATCCCCCGGATTCGCCCTCCCAACTTTGTCTTTACTTTTTGGAAAACGAGACGATCGGCCAATTTCCATTTGCGCCTCAATTTTTCAGATATTGCTTGCTGGGTAATAAGTTGATCAACCTGTGCATTCAGATAAACATCGTACCTTTCCAGACCAACCGAAACAGCCCAGTCAAATATTTTCTTCTTGATTGCCGGACCATTATCGATTTCATCCATTACTTTCGCATACACTTTTTCAAACAATCGTGGAACACTTGTCAAAACTGTCGGTTTTACTTCGACCAGGTTATCCTGGATTGTATCGATACTTTCCGCATATGCAATTGTTGTTCCAACAGAGAGTGGCATATAATGACCGGCCATCCGTTCAAACACATGTGATAGAGGCAAATAGGAAAGCGAAAGATCCTCGGGCATAAGCTCAATCAACCAGAATTGCACCGCTTCCAGGTTTGACAAAAAGTTTCCATGTGTCAGCATTACCCCTTTAGGTTTGCCCGTCGTTCCTGAAGTATGGATAATGGTTACAAGCTGATCGCGGTCGATTTCCTCCCATGTATGTTGCCAATATGGCAATGGATCGTCGGAACCGTTAGCTTCCAATTGTGAAAATGATAGTTCATTCCCTGATGATGAAGGGATATCACCGGGATACATGGTGATGATATATTCAACATCTGAATTGCCCGCAATAACCTTTTGGCCTTGTTCTTCATTTTCAACAACTGCAGTATGGACATCTCCATTTTGCAAAATATAGGAAACCTGTTCAGCGGGCAGTGTCGGGTAAACCGGAACACTAATCGCTCCAAGGCTTGCAACCGCAAAATCGGTAATTCCCCACATCGGGTTGCTGTCTGATAAAATAGCTACTTTGTCATTTTCACCTATTCCCAATTGGGCAAATCCTGATGCAGCATTTTCAATCCTGTTCCAAAATTCCACATATGTCATATGCTGATAACTGCCATTTTCTTTCCACATAAACACATCTTTTTGCGGAAATTTTTTCACTGTCCGGTTAAGCATTTCGACCAGATTATTTGGCTTCATAAAAACCACCAGTCTCCTTGCATCACAATCACCTAATCCCTTTTCATTTTTTCGCAGGCGAAACACGTGAAACGATCTGTCATGCATTGCATACTTCCATGATCAACATAGAACATGAGGCATTGGTTTACGCCTTCCACAGAATTTTTTAAAATGAAAACGAGTTCAAAATAGTTTGCAGCTTGAATGCAAGCCCCATATTTCCCTTGATTTTCAATTTACCGCCCATAAAGGCAGCAGTTGGATTAAGGCTGCCAGCCACCAACTCCCGGAAATTATTGTGATCAATGGTAAGCGTCACCTGTGGATCTTTTTCCACACCTTTTATTGCCTTTGCACCAACTTCTTCAATGATGATCTGATATTTCCCTCCATCATCGCCTTCAAGATCAAATTGATAGATACCTTCCTTGCCCTTCATTGCTGCCGAATCATAGTTTACGGCTGCATCAATCATTTCAAATACTTCTTCCGTACTTGGTTTTACAAACTCCGCCATTTGAAACGCCTCCTTTTAAAATCGCTCAATAATTGTCGCCG is a genomic window containing:
- a CDS encoding DUF6114 domain-containing protein is translated as MNRKEQKAMKKEEKLQDKYRKIADGGRFKQWRHRRPFWGATLMILAGLLILYIPLQLFAIAFVQGSFVFVGFMFGGLMIIMGILDYIYPQFSTVFGIVGIFLAVLSVMGALGGFIIGTIIGIIGGALSIAWQKEEVTLPKKTSDEMNRETSKKPEPEVAQV
- a CDS encoding DUF6230 family protein — protein: MGNEKKFSVGRTWKKKFFIAFAAGFLALGGLMSVFGFTGTALAVPLGGIGDFYVKFDKLEGTGFKLLPHIGETGNSDAEPMIRNKIDKLTIKNLHIFKDIKLPNDQWIRIHIEANGPTKISGLIQDARLIDADLSFDSLAIKEQNTDDFTKNWTQDAKTITIKDATLVTDYLFQSAVSLADTKIYVEKIDEPKKTNL
- a CDS encoding AMP-dependent synthetase/ligase, which gives rise to MHDRSFHVFRLRKNEKGLGDCDARRLVVFMKPNNLVEMLNRTVKKFPQKDVFMWKENGSYQHMTYVEFWNRIENAASGFAQLGIGENDKVAILSDSNPMWGITDFAVASLGAISVPVYPTLPAEQVSYILQNGDVHTAVVENEEQGQKVIAGNSDVEYIITMYPGDIPSSSGNELSFSQLEANGSDDPLPYWQHTWEEIDRDQLVTIIHTSGTTGKPKGVMLTHGNFLSNLEAVQFWLIELMPEDLSLSYLPLSHVFERMAGHYMPLSVGTTIAYAESIDTIQDNLVEVKPTVLTSVPRLFEKVYAKVMDEIDNGPAIKKKIFDWAVSVGLERYDVYLNAQVDQLITQQAISEKLRRKWKLADRLVFQKVKTKLGGRIRGMVSGGGTLNPELARFFWALDLPVLEGYGLTETSPVISTNPMLRAKAGTVGKVLANLDVKIAEDGEIMVRGPSVMKGYYKNPEATEKDFDGDWFLTGDLGEIDEDNYLKVIDRKKRVLVLSTGKNVAPQPIENVINESSYIEHSLIIGDNRKYIICVVNPDFENLVPWSKENDVFKESHEEICCHKSVRRLISDEVNKRTETFANFERPKKIIITGDEWSVDSGELTPKLSMRVKIIEEKYNHLIEETYAEDNPKEDKAPAKS
- a CDS encoding SCP2 sterol-binding domain-containing protein, which produces MAEFVKPSTEEVFEMIDAAVNYDSAAMKGKEGIYQFDLEGDDGGKYQIIIEEVGAKAIKGVEKDPQVTLTIDHNNFRELVAGSLNPTAAFMGGKLKIKGNMGLAFKLQTILNSFSF